A stretch of the Chloroflexia bacterium SDU3-3 genome encodes the following:
- a CDS encoding HNH endonuclease has protein sequence MSLLGYSLSPATCARCGKAIKLFDKVQFNKATKRCSTCEAEVREALANFRQAFLTSSADGMMTAAEWDQLVEMVQRDGVELEEALGSVRGEAIQLLERTLAIAAADGMLTDGEERDFLQLQGLLQVPSDMILPQIEWMRYLRHITQIRRGELPTYETSVRLASDEICHLEVAATYQRVTHDQIMADAGRLLASSRRLYFFSPNGDIEVAYAAISRVEQRSGGVYLQLDQRLGSGFYGLEDSKFVAAIIETLARRAGGLRDQQAQADQGHIPREVKIAVWKRDQGRCAECGSQSYLEFHHIIPPAKGGASSAPNVQLICQTCYSTRGALD, from the coding sequence ATGAGCCTTCTAGGGTACTCACTGTCGCCCGCAACCTGCGCCCGCTGTGGGAAGGCGATCAAGCTCTTCGACAAGGTCCAATTTAACAAGGCCACCAAGCGCTGCTCGACCTGCGAGGCCGAGGTGCGCGAGGCCCTGGCCAACTTCCGACAGGCCTTCCTCACATCCAGCGCCGACGGTATGATGACCGCAGCCGAGTGGGATCAGCTGGTGGAGATGGTGCAGCGCGACGGGGTAGAGCTAGAGGAGGCGCTGGGGTCGGTGCGCGGCGAGGCCATCCAGCTGCTTGAGCGCACCCTGGCGATCGCCGCCGCCGACGGGATGCTCACCGATGGGGAGGAGCGCGATTTCCTGCAGCTGCAGGGCCTGCTGCAGGTGCCCAGCGACATGATCCTGCCGCAGATCGAGTGGATGCGCTACCTGCGGCACATCACCCAGATCCGGCGCGGCGAGCTGCCCACCTACGAGACCAGCGTGCGGCTGGCATCCGACGAGATCTGCCACCTGGAGGTGGCGGCCACCTACCAGCGGGTCACGCACGACCAGATCATGGCTGACGCCGGGCGGCTGCTGGCCAGCAGCAGGCGGCTCTACTTCTTCTCGCCCAACGGCGATATCGAGGTGGCCTACGCGGCGATCAGCCGCGTCGAGCAGCGCTCTGGCGGGGTCTACCTGCAGCTAGATCAGCGGCTGGGCAGCGGATTCTACGGGCTGGAGGACTCGAAATTTGTTGCGGCGATCATCGAGACGCTGGCGCGGCGCGCTGGCGGCCTGCGCGACCAGCAGGCCCAGGCCGACCAGGGGCACATCCCGCGCGAGGTGAAGATCGCGGTCTGGAAGCGCGACCAGGGCCGCTGCGCCGAGTGCGGCTCGCAGTCGTACCTAGAGTTCCACCACATCATCCCGCCCGCCAAGGGCGGCGCAAGCTCGGCCCCCAACGTGCAGCTGATCTGCCAGACATGCTACAGCACCCGGGGCGCGCTCGACTAG
- a CDS encoding sulfite exporter TauE/SafE family protein, whose translation MAMELWQWALAALAAFIVGMSKTGVTGLGILAVALFASIIPARESVGVMLIVLIAGDVVAVAAYRREADWPQLLRLFPWAAAGVVIGAVALGRIDDTLMKRLIGVTLVTLVGMVLLRRRSPAAPDAPPRRWVGPLAGLFGGITTMIANAAGPIMAIYLLAMRLPKMVFIGTTAWFFLVLNLFKVPFSVGLGMVNMGSLQVSLALAPFAVAGALVGRWLIRFINQELFENLALGLAVLAGVRMLL comes from the coding sequence ATGGCTATGGAGCTATGGCAGTGGGCGCTGGCGGCCCTGGCGGCGTTTATCGTGGGCATGTCGAAGACGGGGGTGACGGGTCTGGGGATTCTGGCGGTGGCGCTGTTTGCCAGCATCATCCCCGCGCGTGAGTCGGTGGGGGTGATGCTGATCGTGCTGATCGCGGGGGATGTGGTGGCGGTGGCGGCCTACCGGCGCGAGGCCGACTGGCCGCAGCTGCTGCGGCTGTTCCCGTGGGCAGCGGCGGGCGTGGTGATCGGGGCCGTGGCCCTGGGCCGGATCGACGACACGCTGATGAAGCGCCTGATCGGGGTGACGCTGGTGACGCTGGTGGGCATGGTGCTGCTGCGCCGCCGCAGCCCCGCCGCGCCGGATGCCCCGCCGCGCCGCTGGGTGGGGCCGCTGGCCGGGCTGTTCGGCGGGATCACCACCATGATCGCGAACGCGGCGGGGCCGATCATGGCGATCTACCTGCTGGCGATGCGCCTGCCCAAGATGGTGTTTATCGGCACCACCGCGTGGTTTTTTCTGGTGCTGAACCTGTTCAAGGTGCCGTTTAGCGTGGGGCTGGGCATGGTGAACATGGGCAGCCTGCAGGTGAGCCTGGCGCTCGCGCCCTTTGCGGTGGCGGGGGCGCTGGTGGGGCGCTGGCTGATCCGCTTTATCAACCAGGAGCTGTTCGAGAATCTGGCGCTGGGCCTGGCGGTACTGGCGGGCGTGCGGATGCTGCTCTAG
- a CDS encoding PrsW family intramembrane metalloprotease produces MTQQPGCCVCGRPLAPPFHTINGRAYCDEHFAAVNRPNGGAWLAGLAQIAGVALVCGALAWLAGMLPPLHGAALVAVGVAVALLPSLLWLVFFYAQDRLEPEPKGNIALVFITALLLTDVVGVRLVRDWFRVGDWAPQSTLTSLLASTLIVGFTYQAIAYLAVRATVYTTPEFDERMDGIVYGTVAGLGCATLLNLRFILENGGVALGPGSIRVATTALAMASFSGLMGYFMAAAKFERRPAWWVALGVALAAACNGLFSWLISEVSASGLGVAPWRSLLLGLGVALVVFAILIGLMRRVTTVKIGRIGI; encoded by the coding sequence CGGCAGGCCGCTCGCGCCGCCCTTCCACACCATCAATGGGCGGGCCTACTGCGATGAGCATTTCGCCGCGGTCAACCGCCCGAACGGCGGCGCGTGGCTGGCTGGCCTGGCCCAGATCGCGGGCGTGGCGCTGGTGTGCGGCGCGCTGGCCTGGCTGGCCGGGATGCTGCCGCCGCTGCACGGCGCGGCGCTGGTGGCGGTGGGCGTGGCGGTGGCGCTGCTGCCCAGCCTGCTGTGGCTGGTCTTCTTCTACGCCCAAGATCGGCTGGAGCCGGAGCCGAAGGGCAATATCGCCCTGGTGTTCATCACCGCGCTGCTGCTGACCGATGTGGTGGGCGTGCGGCTGGTGCGCGACTGGTTCCGCGTAGGCGACTGGGCACCCCAGAGCACGCTCACCTCGCTGCTGGCCTCCACGCTGATCGTGGGCTTCACCTACCAGGCGATCGCCTACTTGGCGGTGCGGGCCACGGTCTACACCACCCCCGAGTTCGACGAGCGCATGGATGGGATCGTGTATGGCACGGTGGCCGGTCTGGGCTGCGCCACGCTGCTCAACCTGCGCTTCATCCTAGAGAACGGCGGGGTGGCGCTCGGCCCCGGCAGCATCCGCGTGGCCACCACCGCGCTGGCCATGGCCTCGTTCAGCGGCCTGATGGGCTACTTCATGGCGGCGGCCAAGTTCGAGCGGCGGCCCGCATGGTGGGTGGCGCTGGGCGTGGCGCTGGCGGCGGCCTGCAATGGCCTGTTTAGCTGGCTGATTAGCGAGGTGAGCGCCAGCGGCCTGGGCGTGGCGCCGTGGCGCTCGCTGCTGCTGGGGCTGGGTGTGGCGCTGGTGGTGTTCGCCATCCTGATCGGGCTGATGCGGCGGGTGACGACGGTGAAGATCGGGCGGATCGGGATCTAG